The following proteins come from a genomic window of Pichia kudriavzevii chromosome 1, complete sequence:
- a CDS encoding uncharacterized protein (PKUD0A06490; similar to Saccharomyces cerevisiae YDR179W-A; ancestral locus Anc_8.379), with protein sequence MSAKQIKQAAVKPIPRTSVSGSTFPVRRSTKKDEIDYLRNLSRTLHVSNSSKGDLPQLTFSNELDVKLYALFSLLVKNFVQTWYVGLGFDKEEEFIGELVFLFSHVCRKIQERISSRRDEIVTSLFVDLPYVLEKHFRSVYESMRDCEEDESWGDVWMRKFSDGLIEEEMVDYRRILVDEIVKVLFPDEAVQSGITRRFLDGLIEGVILRNVIESFSEPFVIWEILGKISIKMQECGKGTTNEDEAEHATEQDHTQGKKTEQEHVREGERYHYSLLHRILNVFIIDERYQMDSGKWLRYCDFVPLMSLMNFVTCWDTRFPILVSIFQVTLQLLMRITITRKFVNGCLKRLIFAIVNEECIGSLVDSMRGMMFPRDEYFEMKPRYVPTSEKELEKVYQENLKLITEWLTNGGFSSSVIFGRSGAVYEKAHKVMETFRHREVNLVLLQRVVDLLVLMLLPELA encoded by the coding sequence ATGTCAGCCAAGCAGATCAAGCAGGCGGCGGTGAAACCAATACCAAGGACCTCTGTGTCTGGCTCCACGTTTCCCGTACGTCGCTCGACAAAGAAAGATGAAATAGACTATCTTAGGAACTTATCAAGAACGCTCCATGTTTCCAACTCAAGTAAAGGGGACCTACCGCAATTGACTTTTTCCAACGAACTCGATGTGAAATTGTATGCGCTTTTTTCATTGCTAGTGAAGAATTTTGTGCAGACATGGTATGTAGGGCTAGGATTTGATAAGGAGGAGGAATTTATTGGGGAGTtggtatttttgttttctcatGTATGTCGAAAGATTCAAGAACGAATCAGTAGTCGACGAGATGAGATTGTCACTAGTCTGTTTGTTGATCTACCGTATGTGCTAGAGAAGCATTTTCGGAGTGTCTATGAGAGCATGCGTGACTGTGAGGAAGATGAGAGTTGGGGAGATGTGTGGATGAGGAAGTTCAGCGATGGGTTAATCGAGGAGGAGATGGTTGATTACAGACGGATCTTAGTGGATGAGATAGTCAAGGTATTGTTCCCCGATGAGGCAGTCCAGAGTGGCATTACCAGACGATTTTTGGATGGGTTGATTGAAGGTGTTATTTTGAGGAATGTCATTGAGAGTTTCAGTGAGCCGTTTGTTATTTGGGAGATATTGGGGAAGATTTCCATCAAGATGCAAGAGTGTGGGAAGGGCACGacaaatgaagatgaggcAGAGCATGCGACGGAGCAAGATCACACTCAGGGGAAGAAGACGGAGCAAGAACATGTTCGTGAGGGGGAGAGGTACCACTATTCTCTCCTTCATCGAATACTGAACGtgtttattattgatgagaGATACCAGATGGATAGTGGAAAGTGGCTACGGTACTGTGATTTTGTACCGCTGATGAGTCTGATGAATTTTGTCACTTGTTGGGACACCCGATTCCCTATTTTAGTGTCTATATTCCAAGTGACATTACAGTTGTTAATGCGCATCACCATTACGAGGAAGTTCGTCAATGGATGTCTCAAGCGGTTGATTTTTGCCATTGTCAACGAAGAGTGTATAGGGTCACTAGTTGACAGTATGCGGGGGATGATGTTTCCTCGAGATGAATATTTTGAGATGAAACCAAGGTACGTGCCTACGAGTGAGAAGGAGCTGGAGAAAGTGTATCAGGAGAATCTCAAGTTAATTACTGAATGGCTAACCAATGGGGGGTTTAGTTCGTCCGTTATATTTGGCCGTAGTGGTGCTGTCTATGAGAAGGCGCACAAGGTCATGGAGACGTTCCGACACCGGGAGGTGAACCTTGTCCTGCTACAGCGAGTTGTTGATCTGTTAGTATTAATGCTATTACCCGAGCTGGCATAG
- a CDS encoding uncharacterized protein (PKUD0A06500; similar to Saccharomyces cerevisiae YDR183W (PLP1); ancestral locus Anc_8.385): MSYGDGDSDDELFEKLEAELDQDGTFDYYKSQKIQELHSEIQRRNNLANNLVFPESERQLLDRVSHSTSKYLVVFVNETFQSSIYLTHALKETIENSDGSYTVYIINAEKSPFLSTKLRIKTLPTIVAFVNGKRMGIKVGLDGLLNDRLDVSTVSPEKLASLCRQFFQGGRHRNEEDEDNNNDKDNDKD; this comes from the coding sequence ATGTCTTATGGTGACGGAGACAGTGACGATGAGctctttgaaaagttgGAGGCAGAGCTCGATCAGGATGGGACTTTTGATTACTACAAATCACAAAAGATTCAAGAACTCCACTCCGAAATTCAGAGACGTAACAACCTCGCAAACAACCTCGTCTTCCCAGAGAGTGAACGGCAGCTGTTGGATCGGGTCTCTCACAGCACGTCAAAATACCTCGTAGTTTTTGTCAACGAAACTTTCCAGTCTAGCATCTATTTGACGCACGCACTCAAGgaaactattgaaaataGTGATGGCTCTTACACAGTCTACATTATCAATGCCGAAAAGTCACCCTTCTTGTCAACAAAACTCAGAATAAAAACCCTCCCCACAATCGTTGCCTTTGTCAATGGGAAACGGATGGGCATAAAAGTAGGCCTTGACGGACTCCTCAATGATAGACTTGACGTCTCTACCGTTTCCCCAGAGAAACTGGCCTCTCTATGCCGTCAATTCTTCCAAGGAGGAAGACATCGTAACGAAGAAGACGAGgacaacaacaacgacaAAGACAACGACAAAGATTAA
- a CDS encoding uncharacterized protein (PKUD0A06510; similar to Saccharomyces cerevisiae YDR204W (COQ4); ancestral locus Anc_8.411) gives MFSYHSHTLGRSTRLQFQRTFIKSALFTLSSVVYGAVAPSIELANKMERNEVHVKKSKNDLELEELERSRGRIISKHFQRPQKLYPNHVPLFCYERALLFLGSSIGSFLHPERNEFIVALGETSATEGFLKRLRSDMLNDAVGRQILKDRPYITSEYLNLEKLKSYPDNSFGKTYYNWLVREHCSPDERVDVRFIDDEELAFVFQRYRQCHDFYHALLGLPVWREGEIALKLFEYLNIGIPFGGLGALFAPWNVKKPSERERLFNVYYPWAFKNAYHCKTNLINVYWEKVMDKDVDELRKELNIEIPPDMRTLRKQHKTTLG, from the coding sequence ATGTTCTCGTATCATTCACATACTCTGGGTAGGTCGACACGGCTACAATTCCAGCGCACGTTCATTAAATCGGCTTTGTTCACCCTATCATCTGTCGTCTATGGGGCAGTAGCACCATCGATTGAATTGGCTAACAAGATGGAGAGAAACGAAGTTCATGTAAAAAAGAGCAAAAATGATCTGGAGTTGGAAGAGTTGGAAAGATCAAGAGGTCGGATAATTTCTAAACATTTCCAAAGGCCTCAGAAACTATATCCGAACCATGTTCCTCTCTTTTGCTATGAAAGGGCCCTCCTCTTTCTTGGCTCTTCCATTGGTTCCTTCTTACATCCAGAGAGGAACGAGTTTATTGTTGCTTTGGGAGAAACTAGTGCGACAGAGGGGTTTTTAAAGAGGCTACGGTCGGACATGTTAAACGATGCCGTGGGAAGACAGATTTTGAAGGATCGCCCATACATCACGTCGGAGTATTTGAACCTAGAGAAGTTAAAGTCGTATCCAGACAACTCCTTTGGAAAAACGTACTACAATTGGCTGGTCAGGGAACACTGTTCTCCAGACGAGAGAGTGGATGTGAGATTTAtcgatgatgaagaactggcttttgttttccaaagataTCGTCAATGTCATGACTTTTACCATGCTTTACTAGGATTGCCCGTTTGGCGTGAGGGGGAAATCGCCTTGAAACTCTTTGAATACTTGAACATTGGTATCCCATTCGGCGGATTGGGTGCTTTATTTGCCCCTTGGAACGTCAAGAAGCCATCCGAAAGAGAGAGACTCTTCAATGTCTACTATCCGTGGGCCTTCAAAAACGCATACCATTGCAAAACAAACCTCATCAATGTTTATTGGGAGAAAGTCATGGACAAGGACGTTGATGAGTTGCGTAAAGAGCTCAACATTGAAATTCCACCAGATATGAGAACCCTGCGAAAGCAGCATAAAACCACGCTTGGCTAA
- a CDS encoding uncharacterized protein (PKUD0A06520; Pfam Domains: Vps55(1.1e-28)) — protein MSRQYPNPPSMPRTTPLTKLLALSLLLALGFLNIVLSCALYDTYYPLYVIFLFLIAPIPNAIAGCVANSSMYYSGYPDLDGADPVTNFESFMKFLTGMLVSSGTFLPIVLWRNLIIPRGSFLLSLTGGFLVYLSFVLFGMGFQYKEDDDYDF, from the coding sequence ATGTCACGTCAATACCCCAATCCTCCATCAATGCCAAGAACAACGCCATTGACCAAACTACTAGCTCTATCTTTACTTCTAGCACTGGGATTTTTAAATATAGTGCTTTCATGTGCACTCTATGATACCTACTATCCACTTTACGTCATTTTCCTATTTTTGATAGCTCCAATTCCAAACGCAATAGCCGGATGTGTTGCTAACTCTTCAATGTACTATAGCGGATATCCGGATTTAGATGGTGCAGACCCCGTTACTAACTTTGAGTCGTTCATGAAGTTCCTCACAGGTATGCTTGTTTCAAGCGGCACTTTTCTACCCATTGTCTTGTGGAgaaatttgataattccACGTGGAAGTTTCTTGCTCAGTTTAACCGGCGGTTTCTTGGTGTATCTGAGCTTCGTTTTGTTTGGAATGGGGTTCCAATATAAAGAGGACGACGATTATGATTTCTAA
- a CDS encoding uncharacterized protein (PKUD0A06530; similar to Saccharomyces cerevisiae YPR107C (YTH1); ancestral locus Anc_3.422) — protein MSIPPKPVLASTSVSSTSTSTPVNMPNIPKVPTINSNTGKSDQVASLTTPQGMIPTNNTGMPMNFMNFPMNMPGMPSIQGLPGVSQMPMMNMPQMNMPNMPTMPNMPNMPNMPTMPNIGIQMPNIQDNVDKSDPLNNFDPTIVMKQNQLIQQVNAKAANRTHFAFEPFLNKEYNFGLDPDRPTCEYWIQSNGTSCPLGSECPLKHPSKGFKNKIVCKYWLRGLCKMGDNCDFLHEYNLSRMPECAYYAATGVCTQGPECVYSHVDAKSKIPECWNYTNMGFCPDGPKCSKRHIKREMCENYLTGFCPKGKSCDKAHPQFKLALVHGSFKIVSDEEIIAKRLKNKADYEAKLRLERDLLGIKHEDVENKESESRNIEENGQAGENSQETENPSNESSTPQTISV, from the coding sequence ATGAGCATACCACCTAAACCGGTACTTGCTTCGACCTCAGTGTCCTCAACGTCTACATCAACTCCGGTCAACATGCCAAATATTCCCAAAGTCCCAACAATCAACAGTAATACAGGGAAATCTGACCAAGTAGCTTCACTGACGACGCCACAGGGGATGATACCGACAAATAATACCGGTATGCCGATGAATTTTATGAACTTTCCAATGAATATGCCAGGAATGCCATCCATACAAGGATTACCAGGAGTTTCACAGATGCCAATGATGAATATGCCACAAATGAACATGCCTAACATGCCTACTATGCCTAACATGCCTAACATGCCTAACATGCCTACTATGCCTAACATTGGTATACAGATGCCAAATATTCAAGACAATGTAGATAAAAGTGACCCTCTCAATAACTTTGATCCAACGATAGTTatgaaacaaaaccaaTTAATTCAACAGGTAAATGCAAAAGCTGCAAACAGAACACACTTTGCATTTGAACCGTTCTTGAACAAAGAGTACAATTTTGGTTTGGACCCTGATAGGCCGACATGTGAGTACTGGATACAATCCAATGGAACTTCTTGTCCCTTGGGGAGTGAGTGTCCATTAAAACATCCCTCCAAGGGGTTTAAAAATAAGATAGTCTGTAAGTATTGGTTACGTGGACTTTGTAAAATGGGTGACAATTGTGACTTTTTGCACGAATATAACCTATCTAGGATGCCCGAGTGTGCATACTATGCAGCTACAGGTGTCTGTACACAGGGACCGGAATGTGTTTACTCCCATGTTGACGCTAAAAGCAAGATACCAGAATGTTGGAATTACACTAATATGGGTTTCTGTCCGGATGGGCCAAAGTGTTCAAAGAGACATatcaaaagagaaatgTGTGAGAATTATCTCACCGGCTTCTGTCCCAAGGGTAAGAGCTGTGACAAGGCGCATCCACAGTTCAAGCTTGCTTTGGTACACGGTAGTTTCAAGATTGTCAGTGATGAGGAAATCATAGCCAAGAGACTTAAAAATAAGGCGGATTATGAAGCTAAGTTGAGGTTAGAAAGGGATTTGCTAGGCATCAAACACGAAGACGTTGAAAATAAGGAGTCAGAATCTAGAAACATTGAAGAGAATGGACAAGCAGGTGAAAATAGCCAGGAAACAGAAAACCCATCCAATGAGTCCTCCACTCCACAGACAATCTCAGTTTGA